GACCAACATGAATCTTAATGAAATATTTGCCAAAACAAAATAATCCTACACTGACATTGGCTAAAACCAACAAGGCACATGCCCTAATAAATTTGCTCTCCCTAGTTAAAGAACCCCACTTGCAATTGGAGACAACCATAGGAATTCCTGCTCTCGTGCTTAACCTAATGGCCCTACCAACTGAAACCCCATCCATTACATTCTGCTCAGATACGATCTGGGAACTGCCTACGATACTTTCGCATAATTAGTAAAATTGCAAGCAGAACTAAGCTAGGTAAGATCCTATTGCGCAGGCCCTAGGAGGATACTGAGCGCTGCAGGAGCCCTGGAGGGGCAAATTGTTCCTGCTCAATGCTACAGCTGGGGCCCTGGAGCGGCAAATTGTTCCTCCACTCTTGAAGCTTAACCTAATGGATTTAGTAACTGAAACCTCATCACAATCCGCGCAGAAACGATCTGGGCCGGGGACTGCCTACAATTCCTTCGACTGTGCGGTAAAATTGCTAGCAGAACTAAGCTAGGTATGATCCTATTGCGCAGGCACTAGGATGATACTGAGCGCGGCGCTAGCAGCACGAACAAGGAGGTGGGAAGAAGGGCGTGGGTTCACGTACACGCCGAAGGTGCCGGCGACGCGGTCGTTGGCGGAGCGGACGGCGGCCTCGATGTCGATCCCGAACCCATCGCCCGCGTCctcggaggagcgggcggcggcgtaggaGTTCCAGTCCGCGAGCAGCGAcggctgggaggaggaggaggaggacgccgccgaggagggcccggagccggaggagaACCACTGCATCTCGGGCCCACACGgccagagaggagagggagggagagaagcGCACGGGAGAAAGGAGATGCGGGCTCTAGCGCCTACAAGGCTACCAGAGTACAAAAcctttgcaaaaaaaagaagagcgAGGCAACAGAGCTTAATTCCCACGGAAGGATGTTTCTTGTTTGGGATCCTGTTTTTTATTACTTCCTCCAGTAAAACAGAAGGGGCGATGCTGACATGGAGACTAATGTTTGTTCctgttttttttatgaattttgCCTTATTGCTGTCCAATGTTTATAATTTGACAATCAACATCTTCTTTTGTTGAATTTATTTGTGCAAATGGCATAGTTAGGTTCAAGTTTTGTTTTACCTACATATTCGTAATCAGCAATCAATGCTGATTAAAAAACAACACACTTTCTTACTTCATGGCCTAAGGGAGTAGCTGATTAGCCCAAGGTGTTAGCTAGGCATGCACTGATGCTCGCTGCTCCAAcactgataaaaaaaaaattgctacTGCTGACTAAGAGTAAACGGTCTACCATAGACGCGATCGATTATGATAATAGAATCTGGTAAAGAGAAGAGAGAAGTGTGTAAGTGGAGCCTCCAGTTAATAATCTGGTACAAGTATTTGACGCTTTACATCAGGTAGCATTTCTGCGAACTGTCCTCAAAATTTCTCAGTACTGTGCTGGTGAAACAGCAAAAGTGCCATGTGCAACATTTTCACAAATGTAGAACAACTGCACAACACAACtagattttcaaaaaaaaaaaaggcaatccCTTGACTGATCCACCTTTAATTACATAAACAAACACAAAAGCCTTACACCGAACTTACAATGAGACAATTGTCTGTCTCCAGCGATCCTGGTTCACATACGGCACTAAATAGACAGCTGAATATGCAGGTCCGTATTTTCACACTGAAAGATATGTTTGCACCAAATATGCGCCCAAGATCCAAACACTGCAGCAACTCCGCAATGAAGAAAAAGCAGGCAATGAAGCGAGAGTTTCATCAAATCAGAATCAGCACTAGAAGGATATTGCAGAAATTGAAATGCACAATACTGAAATAACCAGATTTATATAGTAGAAGATATGTTTATTAGCTCATCTGAGGTGTTTGATTACAAAACAATAGCATAGCATCATATCATACATAAGCTGTCAGGCTGGCATGCAGCTTGTGTCTCTGTGAAGGTTCTGACATCTTCCTAGGAAGATCTTCATGACTATACCAGAGTTCCAAGATATTCGCAGTATCTGGACTCCAACATGACCATGTCTATGCCTGTAAACTGCAAAGTATAGAATAGAAGCCTTTTAATTAATAACAGATATGAGGCATGCAGTCTATTGCCAGGAAAAAAACTAAcccttcaactttaataatctgtaaaatactaaaataatcTCTGTCATGTTGGGGATTTTATGGCTTGTGCTACTTGTGAGTTGTTTCATTCACAGCTATTAATTCTTAAAGAGTGAAACAACACCATGGACCTCACTAGGAACAAAAGATGGAGAATTACCTAATTACATAGCCATTTCTGCTTGTAGAGCTGCCAGTTCATCATCTTCGGCTTTACTACTCTGTGCAGATGGACGAGCGGACTGCTGTGCAGTAGGCACACGCACTGGAGCGGTGGTAGGAGCAGTCGTGGTAGGTGCAAGCAGTTCTGCCTCCAACTCCTCCCCCTCCAGATCCGCAAGTTCAGCTTCCAGTTCATCCTATTCAAAACAGAACAGGTTAGAATTTATTCGCCCTCTTTTTGGCAGGCACAAAAGCACAATGCATGCATGCCCATGGGTGTGTGAACGTGTGCACAAGAGAGGTACCTCATCAAAATCAGCCGCTGCTCCCATAGGTGCTGACAATAGATCCTGAATTTGTCTCATGTTCTCCATATTGTCATTGATTTCGTCCATGGTTTTGTCAACATCATCAATATTTCTGTAAAAgaaaatatgattttttttcaataatgaggaaaaaaatacaGCATTTCCAATTTTCCATAAACCAAGAAGCAGCAAAAGTGATAGCTTCTGTTATCTATTAGATTACCACCATAGGTGATACTACAAACCAAAGTACACAAGCATAAACACTAAAATGTAGCACGACTGCACGGCTGTACTGAAGTTTGTTACCAATGCATAACCATAGGAACAATAAAAACTGTCCATATTATATGACATTTCCAGATGTGCAACCTAAAAAATCAACAAGGTTTAGGTAGACATAAACTCTCATTTAAACTAGTTAACTCTTCTAAGACTTCTGCTGTAGACATGCTTCTATTTTCATCTGTAAGTTAAGTAGACATGCTTTGTTGCATCATTTCAGTTAAGAATCAGTGCAATAGTTGAAAACCACTGAAATAGTTATAAAATAAGATGATCTTGGTCCAAGTTAATATTGGTGACGACTAAGCTTTTGCAGAGATACATTGAAAAACTCAAAGGCATGATAATTGGTTCTAAAAGACATGGTAGTATCATATGATGTTACATACGTTGATTTGTGCATAGCTTTCATTGCTGATGCTCCAGTTCTCAACGCATCCACAGTCTCTGTTGTAGCTTTTGCGGCTTCTAGCATAATCATCTATAGAAAGGAAAGGTAAGGCAAGTAACACAATAAACCTTAATAATCACAATAAGACCCAGATGGAAAACAAACTAAATGATTATTTGTGCCTTCACCTGATCATGTATCCTTAGCTGGAAATTTCCAAGCTGCTCAATTTGTTGCTCATACAACCTCTTCCTCTTTAAGCATTGTATTGCGGCTACAACGCAAAGTTCAGAGGTAATAGTTCAGTCATTATTCTCATTAAAACTCAATCAAGTACAGAAGAAAGGAGGAGCACCATGGAATTGTGAGATTGATTCAGGAACATAATGTAGGATGGAATTCGATAGACACATATTTGGAATTTATAAGAATGGAGTTCTCTGGTACAGGTTATTAGTAACAATTAACAATATAGGTGCAAGAGATGTGCGGAGCTAATAACTGAAAATGAAACTCGGTGTGTCAGTGACAATTGGCATATCTTTATATTCAGCAAAACGGCATAGAGCACTGGAGAAAAGCATGTCTCCAAAAGTTCTAGCTAACCTATTATAAGAGTTTGTTGAACATCATATGATAAACTATTAATCAAACTGTGGTATGACATGAGGTCACCAAGTACGAAACCACACTAGCTCACTAGTAGTGCCAAACTAGGAATGCAAGCAGCTGAAAATTCATAAATAAGGCAGAATTGGGCCAAATTAAAATTAACATAGGAACCAATGATACTATCATTAAATTAGTGGTTAGACAACATCTTTGCAATAGCAGAAAAAAATGAACGAGATGGTAATTTGGAAAAGCAAaaactccagaactccagattCTTGGAATTGTTATATTGTACCTCTCTTATTCTTGGCTTTGGTGAAATTCTTGGCCTTCTCAACCTCAAGATTTGCCTTTTTCACTAGcaaattttccttcttttccaacATTTCGAGTGTCTGAAGCATATTAAGAAAGTTAGTTCTACAGAGACCAACTACAACAACAGTCTTAAGTCTTACATAGCTACAGGCTCtatcgagaaaaaaaaactctttatTATGAAAGAGAGAGCCACTCTAAAACCTACAAATTTCATCTACGCAACACAAAATAGTTGAGAAATTCAGTCGTGAGTACAGCGTTGAACTGGGCTTGCAAAATCATCTGTTGTTTGCATTTAAACCTTGCATGCATTGAATGATTCAGAGATTGAATCTGTCTAGCCCTGAAACAGCAGGAACATTCTCTTTCcacaaaataaaacaagcggCAACCCTTACAGGCACAAAAGATTTAGCTTCCCCTACGCGTAGCATTAGTCACTGCTTAGAACAGAGGTAGGAATGTTCAGTAGGATTACTCCTCAAAAACAGGTTTAGATTGAACTACTACTGCAGGTTCCAATTACAGAAAAGCTACAGCTAATCCGATACACATCCACTTGCATAAAATTGACAAATCAACCAATCAACCTCTAAAGCTTAATCACCACATAAAGCAATAGCACATAAATTCCCCGCCGAGCAACCTAATCTAACACGAGCAAGGATATCAGCGATCGATTCATTCACCTCGTTTAGCTTGTCGAGCGAGGCCAGCGCGGTGGCCTGGCTCTGCTGCTTGGACTTCCCAAACACCTTGCCGAACACGCCCGACATGGTCGCTGCTCGCCTAGCCTCCTATCAAACCACCGCGACCCCGATCGGAACGAATCTGCGGAAGACCCAAACACAAGGGGTAAGGACCAAAGAAAAGAAGTATTAGATCGGATATTTGCCGGGTGATCGAGCAGACAGATACCTGCCGCGGGGTCGAGGagccctcctctccctctccttcctcgtcgcAACTCGCGATCTCTACTTCGTCGGCCGGTGGGGGATCGTGGTCTCCGCCGTGCGGTGCGGGGAAAAGGGTAGCGGGACGCGGTGTTGGTACTTTTACCGGCCGGAGAAGGAAGATGGAGTCAGGCCGTCAGGGAGTCAGGATGGTGTGCGCGTGGCAGTGGCGCGACTGGCGGGCAGGGCCGAGTCCGGGCTGGTGGCTACCGAATGGGCCGGAACAAGTTGGGCCTAGCCGGATCAAATGGGATCAAAAGTATAGCCAGACCATCAAAACAAGCCCGGTACGGCCCGGAGCAACGGCCTAAGCTTGGGCCGAAGCTCATTCAGGCCGGGCTTGCCTCTGATTTTGCAGGTCCAAACAAATCAGGTCAGTCCGAGCCCGATCCGAAACATTAAATCAATTATTTTCGCGTTGAAAAATATTGGACGGTCCGCGCCCGACTTGAGCCTGGAATTGTCAGCCCAATGGAGTTATTGGGCGGGCATAGGCACCGATTTTAGAAAATCGGACGGTTTATCGGCTCGGTTCGAGCGTAGTCTAGCCCACAAAATGCCCATGTCTAGGCGCTATGCCGTCGCCGAATTGCTATATATATGTTATGGAACTTAGGTTGAGTTATTATGCAACCTTAAGGTCCATGTTAGCTTAACAAACTCTAGGCAATAGACGGACTAATAAAACAATGAGAGCGAGACTAGAGATtcacatttttttcaaattcaGTTCAACATTTTACTGACTAATTCAACAAGTTCTTGCAATAATGTTGAAATAGTATAACTGAAATGTTAAGGTAGTATATTCAAAATGTTAAACTAGTAtgttaaaaaatgttgataCCGTGTTCTTACCCACCAACATAATCATATACATACATACCTGCTCCCCTGCTCCCCCATCTTGATTGGCTAATGCTCCACTCCATATTAACCATCTATCTAAATCAATAATTAAAGACGCGCGCACCTTGTTATAGCATTAATATCAAACCTTAGCTGAACTCGCATTTTATACTTAGGCCATTCTCAATGATAGTTTCATGGACAATTAATAGGCTGCCATGTAGGCAATTTTAATGACATGGCACACTATTCATGAagtgagagaaaaaaaatggtttCATAGGGATGAAACCATGTGTACACTGTTTTCAAGATATTTGTATCTTGCATgtagtattgaaaaaataaaatatgaaattatgCATTGTGTGAGATTTTTCATCTATGAACTAAATGTATCCTTGCTTATGTGGCACTCTTAGAAACATAAAAATAAAACCTTGCATTGAGAATGGTCTTAGAATGCCACGAGGTGAAGAAGGATCTCATGCCTAACCTTTTTtctatcggccatacatctatgggcccacgggaggtttggacagtcctacaataccgGGGTTGTACACCAATAtgtatcagacatggagactacggtgcagaatggcgtggtctacatggcggacaaggactagtcaaggattagcaAACTACTCGTAACAAtaagagtaggactctctggtcgaatccaacagtactcttgtacaacaatcgACATGTAACTCTGCccctagcaatataaggcgaggcagggaccctctccaaacatatcatcaatcaatacaatcaaccaacacacaagacgtagggtattacgcgacataagcggtctaaacttgtctaaatcatgtgttcgaatTCACCTTGGAGTTCCTCGTCTTCGACGAGCCCCATGcacaaacactacctcgggtaccccctcgataggttgccggatctaaacactgacagctggcgcgccaggtaagGGATTTTGCTAAAgatccactggcgaacttgatggccccaatcatcatcaagcccaccgtcgcaTTCGAGGAAGGCGCGACGTTCGTCTTTGACTCATGGATCTACGTTGCGGACGGCGCTGGGAACTTCCCCCGCCACATCGCACCGACCccagaggagaagcactacgacatcaacctccatcgcGAAGCTCTAGAGGACTTCAGTGAGAAAGTCAacgaaatttttgacctcttccaAGGTCCCAGGggcgagtccgagtacaactcgacttctcccaccagtcggaCTGGTTCCCACAAGCTGGCGCTCGAGCCATAGTGCGAATCGGTTAACAACACAAGTCAGTTCCTGTTCGACCTCCGCAACACGGGCTTCCTCTACCAAGCTTCCTTGTCTAAATcccaatccaactcggattcgatcgaggacttcgactactactcggatccagaCAAGGAGATTCCCTTAttaggtccgcagcagggcctggtaatgaCATCTACTctacaaggcagattcgtctattgGCCCGGCATGAAACCATCTACCctcgccaaggacgacgagtcacgccttgtcgcgtACCtcaacaacctcccataccaagatggaacacctctgtctcctatctatgaagaagatgacCCTACGGAGATCATCACGTCAAGCTCAAGTAGTTTCTCCCCAGAGCGAGAACTACTCACCATTATCACTCCTCAAAGAGCCAATGATGACGGCGGAGAGCAACCAGAAAGAACTCCACGACGCGAGCGCCATCTAGACGACGTGTCGGCGGATAAACTCTTTGCCAATGCTCAAGGAGAAGAGACGGAAGATCAAAGGACGCAccgacgagcaagaaacgcgAGGCGAGCAGAACATCAACGTTGCCTTGCAAACgatctacccatcatgaacctaGATCAAGTGTTCGAAGCAGTTTTAGCGCATCAACATAACACTCCTCTCGCCACTGTCGCCTCCATTGACTCGCTCACTCGGGCAATGGCACAAGACAAGTATACCAGGCAACTATCTTTCCTGGCGGAGCACGTGTAAGAATTACTTGATCGACACAGCCCAATCCACTCGGTCTGACGCACCTCTCCCCACCATGGCAGCAGTGGCAGGCATCCAAGTCGCCATGAAGCCATCAGAAACGAGGTTCCTAGGATTGAGCAACCCAGGGCAAGTCAACACAGGGTGGAAGGTAGTCAGGCGGAACCCTCGGGAGGCCTCGGCCACCGCTGGCCCTACCCGGAACCTGAGCAACCTCGCGACCTCTGCTAGCAGATCAACCAGAATCGCGACATGCGTGGCATCATTGAAGGGCGCCACCGTGAGCGCGATCAAGAAGtcgactactcgggagaagacaCCGACGAGTTCCCCACCTTTTCAAGCCGAGTACGCAAGACAACTCTACCCGACAAGTTCAAACTTCTGGGTATCAGCAAATATAACGGCAAGCACAACCCAATCtaatggctgcggtgctactcgctagcgGTCCAAGTGGcgggaggaaacgatgacaccaaagtcatctacttccccatctgcatcaaggcagggccactcacttggctcgagtcTTTGAGGAAGAACTCCATTGATACATGGAGGCAGTTGAAGGCGGCGTTCATGAACAACTTCGCCGGAGCAATGCAGCGCCCCGacaataggatcgacttgtcgcaactcaaacagcaacaaggcgagactcTGCTTAGTTATCTACGCCATTTTTTGACAAAAAGACCACTGTCATGGACATCACGAAGAAGGACAccatagagtgcttccagaacggtctctacgACCGTCGGATGTTCACAGATTTTGGTAGAAATCGCCcagaagatatcaagtctctcaagatcatgatacaagcctgggcatATGAAGAAGACAAAAAGATCgagcggtttgaatctaattGTAACAAAGGCCAGAATAACAACAACCAGAGCAACGGCCAAAGTAACGGCAAGAATCGCAACGATCGCCCGAACGATAACTGAGGCAACTACTCAGGAGGTCAGAATCGTAAAAGGAAGACAATACTATCGCAGCAATGTCTTAGCCCTCCAAGAAGAGCAGCAGAAATCAAGAGAGGACTCTATTCAAGGAGCTGCTGAAGAAGCAATGTCCATGGCACCCAAACTCcaaacactctgcgatggacTGCATAAGCCTTCGTAGAGTTATGAAAGATATGCCAGAACCTTCTAGAGCTAAAGACAAGGCAAAGGCCAAAGAAGACTAAGATGAGGACAACAATGggaaattccagaacccatctAACGCTGTCAACATCATATTCGGCGGCACTCCAGGTACTACTACCAAGCAGTTCCCGAAATTAACCCTCtgggaaatcatgtccattgagctaGCAACGTCCACTTTCCTTAAGTGGTccaaggtgccaatcaccttctcaagaaaagatcagtggactagttttaTGACCCAGGACACTATCCTCTCCTCCTAGATCCAGTCGTCGCAGGCTCTCGCCtcacaaagtactcatcgagggctgcagcggcctcaacatgctcttcgccaagactttgaggacgATGGGCCTTGATGTGACAGATATGCTTACCCTgacaaactctccattctacgggattgttCCAAGTAACACGGTTGTACCCCTCGGTCAGGTGATTTTGCCAGTTACGTTCGGGAACAAGGATCATTACCGGACCAAGTACATCTagttcgaggtggctgacttcgagactttgtaccacgccatcctcggaagaccatcACTAGCCAAGTTCATGACCATCCTGcattacgtgtacttagtactcaaaatgccgggacccaaggaagtactctccctgcgcggagacttgaagagatcatacgactgcgacacaAAAGCTGTGGAGCTGGCAGCAACTACTCAGATGCCAAACTCCATGATGCAACTCTTCACCGCCTCCAAGAAATTGTGCCCGGcagaactcgaaatcccagagaagaagtcggggggcaaccaaggtcaagccggcaggAGAGGTTGATCTCAAAGCCATTAATCTCGAGACCggcgatagctccaagacagccctgattggcgcAAGGCTAGATGCCtaataggaagacgcgctcgtcagcttcttccgggccaaccgagacatcttcgcatggaaatcatctgatatgccgggggtgcccagaGAGTTGATCCAGCATTCActcaatgtggatcccaaagctacgctcAAGCGACAACGACTATGCCGGTTCACCCAAGATAGAAAAacgaagccatcaaaaaagagttggccaaactacttgcggctggcttcataaaaAAAGTCCTTCATCTAGAGTGGTTGGCTAACCCTATCTTGGTgcgcaagaagaacaacaacaagtggaggatgtgtgccgactacacagacctcaacaaagcactgtccaaaggatgcCTTCGGGcttcctaggattgatcaagtcatcatctCGATGGCTGGGTGCGCTCTACTCTATTTCCTTAgctgctactcggggtatcaccagatagcactcaaggaagaagaccagatcaagaccgcgttcatcaccccgtacggagctttctgctacactacGATGTCCTTCGAGTTGAAGAACGCAGAtgccacatatcaacgagccatccagAAGGGTTTCAAGAACCAGCTGCATCGCAACGTAGAGGCGTATGTGGAcgacgtggtcataaagaccagaaatcccgacgACTTCATcgcggatctggaagaaacctttGTAAGCCTGCGAGTATAccggtggaaactgaacccaacaaagtgctCAAGGAGCTACCTAATGTCCTTTGGGGACTTCGCACACAGTCGTGCAAGCCTACGGGGCACTCGTCCTACTTCCTGGTTTATGGATCAGAGCCATCCTACCcgccgatgtcatgtggaaatctccagtagtcgagcaatacgaggaGGGTGTGGCTGAAGAAataaggcgtctagacttagacagccttgaagaagcttgctgtgcagcactcgtccagtcagcaaagtaccttgaaggaattcaccgctatcatgatcgcaacgtcaaggaacaCTCGTTTAacacaggcgacatggtcctcaagtgtattcaagacaccaaggggctgcacaagctaaactcgccTTGGGAAGGGTCTTatatcgtctccaaggtcattgGACCTAGGTCGTgcaggctccaaactctcactggcGAAGAAGTCAACAACTTGTGaaacattgaacacttgtgttgattctacccatagtctaCACACTCATGCAAACCGGCCATCGGCCACAGTTGTACAGTTACAATTTAAgtaaagcagagttattttttgtcgCAAAAGACTAGTCTCTACCCACTCGCAACTTGTACCCACAAGTCTGCATACTTATCTTTCtggttattcaactcgttggatAGTAGCAACTTGCGCAAAAGCAAGCCTGCACATACAATCTCGAGCTAATCAGCTCCTCGGACAAATCTATCCATTGATGACTTTCGCAAACAGAAGTCATCAAAAAGCTTGGGAGTTATCTACACTACCCGAGTCCTCATCTAGATAAGTTTGTCTAGCCGCGGCTTgaaataacaagtctgcaagtTCGAGGTTCTTCGGAGCACAGCACCTAAACAACCCTGAGATGTTGCAAAGGCAAGCTCCAATCCATGAaatcctgaagagtctactcttCTAAAGGGTTTGACTATCCAGATACACGAGTACTGGAGCTCCACAAAGAGGAGTCGCATCCTAAGGTACTCTACATAGAAGAGGCTCCCAGGAGCATCCTTGTGCGcggacactcacgactaccaaaTGAGCACACATCTAGAtccgtgagatgcactaaaccgaAGGAATTCAAGCAAGTCGACAAGCAAACGTATATTGCGATAAGACTTCAAACATTTTGCATTAACATAAATTGTTTACATCACAGACCATTATTTTTGCAGATTCACTCAAGGTCTATTTAACCGGCTACTTCCTGAGCTATGGGAGCCATCTCATCCAAGTACTActggaactgctcatcagagcagtccttGGCAATGCCT
Above is a genomic segment from Setaria viridis chromosome 4, Setaria_viridis_v4.0, whole genome shotgun sequence containing:
- the LOC117852180 gene encoding vacuolar protein sorting-associated protein 32 homolog 2 gives rise to the protein MSGVFGKVFGKSKQQSQATALASLDKLNETLEMLEKKENLLVKKANLEVEKAKNFTKAKNKRAAIQCLKRKRLYEQQIEQLGNFQLRIHDQMIMLEAAKATTETVDALRTGASAMKAMHKSTNIDDVDKTMDEINDNMENMRQIQDLLSAPMGAAADFDEDELEAELADLEGEELEAELLAPTTTAPTTAPVRVPTAQQSARPSAQSSKAEDDELAALQAEMAM